The DNA window CGCGCCCAAAGTGTGAGAGGGCCTCGGCCAGTTGCCGCTCGAGTTCGGGACGCTGCTGAACGCGCCGCTCGTTGGTGGCGAAGCGCTCGTCAGCCGCCATTTCGGGTCGGTCTAGAGCAACCCCCAGCTTGCGCCACAGCGCGTCATTGCCCGCCGCGATATTGATAAAACCGTCACCGCACTGGTACGTTCCGTAAGGTACGATGCTGCGGTGTTCGTTGCCGACGGGCACGGGGATTTCGCCGGTGGCCAGGTAGCGCCCGGTTTGGCTGCTGCCCAGCGCGATCACGCTTTCGAGCAGGTTCACGTCTAAACGCTCGCCCTGTCCCGTCTTTTCGCGCTGGTAAAGGGCCGCCAGAATCGCCTGGGTCAGCAGCGCTCCCGAGAACACGTCGGCCACCGCCACGCCCACCCGCAGCGGCTGACCGCCGGGTTCGCCGTTGTAGCTCATCATGCCGCCCATGCCCTGCGCGATCACGTCGTAACCGGCCCGCTCGCGGTAAGGCCCGCTTTGCCCGAAGCCGGAGACGCTGGCGTAGATCAGACGTGGGAATTCGGCGTGGAGTTCTTCCCAACCGAATCCCAGCCGCTCGAAGGTGCCGGGCCGGAAGTTCTCGACGATCACGTCGCTGCTGGCGATCAGGGCGCGTGCCGCCTCCAACCCCGCCTCGCTCTTAAGGTCAAGCACTAGACTGCGCTTGTTGCGGTTGACGCTCAGAAAATAGCTGGACTCGCGCCCGCCCTCTGATACCTGAAACGGCGGCCCCCAGGCGCGGGTGTCGTCGCCCTGCGGCGGCTCGACCTTGATCACGTCCGCTCCTAGGTCGCCCAGCAGCATGGTGCAAAACGGCCCGGTCAGCACGCGG is part of the Deinococcus detaillensis genome and encodes:
- a CDS encoding CaiB/BaiF CoA transferase family protein, coding for MMLSGVRVADFTRVLTGPFCTMLLGDLGADVIKVEPPQGDDTRAWGPPFQVSEGGRESSYFLSVNRNKRSLVLDLKSEAGLEAARALIASSDVIVENFRPGTFERLGFGWEELHAEFPRLIYASVSGFGQSGPYRERAGYDVIAQGMGGMMSYNGEPGGQPLRVGVAVADVFSGALLTQAILAALYQREKTGQGERLDVNLLESVIALGSSQTGRYLATGEIPVPVGNEHRSIVPYGTYQCGDGFINIAAGNDALWRKLGVALDRPEMAADERFATNERRVQQRPELERQLAEALSHFGREEVTRRLEVAGVPCGPVNDMAEVFADPHVQARGVAVTVPHASLGHTTVTSPPWEIGGVTPAVRLAPPTLGQHSEEILRELGQKP